The Cellulomonas shaoxiangyii sequence TCGATCTGCTCGTCGGTGATGCCGGCGGCCTCGAGCACGCGCGTGTTCAGCAGGATCGCGGGCGGCTGGTAGAACTGCGGCACCGCCCAGAGCTGGTCGTCCCACTGCACGTCGTCCACGACGAAGTCGTAGAACCGCTCGTCCGCGACGACGCCGTGCGCGTCGTAGCACGCGTCGAGCGGCTGGATGAGGCCCTGCGCGGCGTACGTCGGCACGAACCGGCGGTCCATCTGCACGACGTCGGGCACCTGCCCGCCTGCCACGCGCGTCGTGAACTTCTGCGCGTCGAACGACGTCTGGTCCATGGTGATCTCGACGTCGCCGAGCTGCTCCTCGGCGTACGCCATGCGCGCCTCGCCGACGTCGTCCGCGTTGTCGAAGGCCCAGGCGGCGAGCTCGCCGGTCGGAGCGGTCGTGAAGTCCGTCGGCCCGTCGCCGCCGGCGGCGCCGCCGCCCCCGGGGCCGCACGCGGCGAGGGTGGCGGTCGCGGTGACGAGCGCGAGGCCGCCGAGCAGTGGTGAGCGTCGCGTGGTGCGCCGTGTGGTGCTCATGAGGGTCATCCCTTGCGTCCGGTCGTCGCGATGCCGTCGACGAAGTAGCGCTGCCCGAAGGCGAACAGCGCGAGCATCGGCAGCGTCACCAGGAGGGACGCCACCATCACGTACTGGTAGTCGCCCTGACCGCCGGCGGTCGGGCTGTAGCGGGTCATCGCGTAGGCGATCCCGAGCGGGGCCGTGAACTGCTCGACGGTCCCGGCGTTGAGGTAGATCAGGGCCGACTGCAGGTTGTTCCACGAGGCCTGGAACTCGAAGAGCAGCACGATGACGAACGACGGCACGGCGAGCGGCATGGCGATGCGCCAGAACTGCTTCCAGTAGCTCGCGCCGTCGATGAGGGCTGCCTCGAAGATCTCGCGGGGCAGACCGAGGAAGAACTGACGCTGCAGGAAGATGTAGAACGCCGAGCCGAACAGGTTCGCGCCCCACAGCGGCACCCACGTGCCGAGCAGGCCCGTCTCCTTCCAGATCAGGTAGACGGGGATCATCGTCACCGCGCCCGGCAGCATCATCGTCGCCAGGACGAGGCCGAACAGCAGGCTGCGGCCCGGGAACCGGAACCACGCGAAGCCGAACGCGACCAGCGAGCTCGACACCGCGACGGCCACGGCCGCGAGCACCGCGATGCACACGCTGTTCGTCAGCCAGCTCAGCAGCGGCAGCTCCTGCCACACCGTGACCCAGTTGTCCCACCGCACGGGCGACGGGATCAGCGAGTTGTCGAAGACCTGGCCGCGGCCCTTGAGGCTCGCGGCGACCAGCCACAGCAACGGGTACAGGAACAGCGCGGTGACCGCGAGGAGCGCGACCCAGCGCAGGACGCGTCCGACACCGCTGAACCGGCCGCGTCGCCAGCCGGGCGTCGCCTCGTCCAGGCCACGGGCGCGCGGGGCGACCGGCACCTGCGCCGGGGCGCCGAGGGGGGTGGTCGTCGTGGCCATCAGCGGTCCGCCTCGTAGTAGACGAAGCGGTTGCCGAACCGCATCTGGACGAACGTGACCAGCATGACGATCACGAACAGCAGCCACGCCATCGCGGCGGCGAACCCGAAGTTGAACTGCCGGAACGCCTGCTGGAAGAGGTAGATCGCGTAGAACAGCGACGCGTCGGGGGCGGTCGACCCCTGGTCGCGCCAGAACAGGAGGTACGCCTGGTCGAAGATCTGGAACGCGGCGATGGTCAGCACGATCGTGTTGAAGAAGATCGCGCCCGAGATCATCGGCACCGTGATGTGCCGGAACAGCCGCCACGGGCCGGCGCCGTCGAGCGTCGCCACCTCGTACAGCTCCCGTGGCACCGACTTCAGCGCGGCGAGGAAGATCACCATCGTGCCGCTCACGGCCCAGAGCGACATGAGCACGATCGACGGCTTGATCCAGTCCGGGTCGACGAGCCACTGCGGGGCCGGGAGGCCGAGGGCGCGCAGGAACCGGTTGACGGCGCCGTTGGACCCGTTCAGCAGCAGGAAGAAGATCGCCGCCGTGGCGACGGCCGGCGTCATCTTCGGCAGGTAGAAGATGGTGCGGAAGATCCCGGCGCCCTTGCCGACGCGGTCGAGCAGCACCGCGAGGAAGAGCGCGAACGCGATCTCGAGCGGCACGGCCAGGACGGCGTAGAAGAGCGTGTTGCCGAGCGCGGTCGCCACGCGCGGGTCCTCGAACAGCTCGCGGTAGTTGGCGAGCCCGACCGGCGTCGCGGTCCCCGTCGCGAGGTTGTACCGCGTCAGGGAGATGTACAGGCTCCAGGCCATGGCGCCCGCGGTGAACACGAGGAAGCCGATGACCCAGGGCGTGATGAAGAGGTACCCGGCGATCGCCTCGCGGTCCAGCCGGCGTCGGCGTCGCAGCGGTGGAGCCGTGCCCGCCCCGCTCGGGGGGCCGCCCGCCACGGCGGGCGCAACCTGCGTCATCGCCGGCTCCCGTCGTCCGTCGGTGCCCGGGTGCGCCGGGTCCCGCCCCTCGCGCCGTCCACCTGCTGGAACGTGTCGAGGACGGTTCGGACGATAGAACCGCTTCTCCGGCGGCGCGACTTCTCGCGCCCCACGAGCGCGTGGGCCTCGTCTCAGTCGGTGCCGGCGCCCAGCCGCAGCCCGGTGTGGGAGAGCGTCGGCGGGAGCGGGTCGTCGGCCAGCGCCGGGTGGCTCACCGGGCGCCACGCCACGTCGCGCACCAGGTCGGACAGGAGCGTCGACGCCGTCAGCAGGACGACGTCCGCGCCCGGGCACACCACCGGTCCCGCGCTGAACGGCACGACCAGCCAGCCGTCGTCCTGGCCCGACGGCCCGACCCACGTGGTGCCGTGCCAGAACGCGGGGCCGAACGTGTCCGCCGCGGGTCGCCGCTCGCGGTCGCGGTGGAACCACGAGCTCACGACCGAGACGCCGTGGCCCGCGGGGAGCACGACGTCGCCCCACGCGGTCGGCGCGACGGTCTCGCGCAGGATCACGAGCGTCGTCGGCCACAGCCGCAGGCTCTCGAGCACGGCGGCGCGGGCGAGCGGGAGCTCGTGGACCCCACCCGCCGCGGCGGCGTCGACCGCCTCCGCGCGCATCGCGTCCTGCAGGCCCGGTCGCGCCGCGACGACCGCCAGCGCACGCCACAGCGCGATGCGGGCCGCGTCGAACGCGAACATCCAGTGGGGCACCTGCGTCGCGGCGAGCACCGGGGAGCCGCCGCGGACGACGCCCGCGCCGGCGAGGCTGTCGAGGGGTGCGCGCCGCACGTGGTCGAGGACGCGCCGGGTGAAGCGGGCCCGCAGCGCGCGGTCCTGCGGCACGGCGAAGGCCCAGTTCGCGCGCCGGCGCAGCGCCGTGAGCTCGTCGACGAGCGTCGCGTCGTCCTGCGCGCCGGGGCCGAGCGTCACGGTGCGGGCGGCCGCCCACAGCGCGTCGTCGACGTCCTCGAAGCCGAGCGCGCCGCTCGCGCGCGCGCTGCGGGCCACGCCGTCGGCGATGGCGTGCAGCGCCCCCACGACGCCGGCCCCTGCGGAGTGCACGGGTCGCCCGGTCTCGAGCGCGCGCTCGTTCCAGTCCCGCAGCACCGGGCGCTCGTCCAGGGGGCTGATGAGGACGGCGCGCGGCTGGAAGTGGCGCAGCGCGGCGCGCTTCTCCGCCGACGCGGGCGAGAACGGGTCGGGCGAGAGGTCCAGGACGGCGCGGCCGTCGTCGTGGTGCAGGGGCAGCACCATGCGGCGCCGTCCGAGCGTCACCGCGACCGGCCGGCGCTCGTACCGCTCGGCGAGGCCGGCGAGCACGTCCGCGGCGCGCGCATCCGCGCCGAGCCGCTCGGCGGCGGCGCCCACCCGGGGTCGGCGCACGATCGGGCCCCGGGCCAGCATCGGCGCCAGGACGGTCGTC is a genomic window containing:
- a CDS encoding cytochrome P450, with the translated sequence MLTTVLAPMLARGPIVRRPRVGAAAERLGADARAADVLAGLAERYERRPVAVTLGRRRMVLPLHHDDGRAVLDLSPDPFSPASAEKRAALRHFQPRAVLISPLDERPVLRDWNERALETGRPVHSAGAGVVGALHAIADGVARSARASGALGFEDVDDALWAAARTVTLGPGAQDDATLVDELTALRRRANWAFAVPQDRALRARFTRRVLDHVRRAPLDSLAGAGVVRGGSPVLAATQVPHWMFAFDAARIALWRALAVVAARPGLQDAMRAEAVDAAAAGGVHELPLARAAVLESLRLWPTTLVILRETVAPTAWGDVVLPAGHGVSVVSSWFHRDRERRPAADTFGPAFWHGTTWVGPSGQDDGWLVVPFSAGPVVCPGADVVLLTASTLLSDLVRDVAWRPVSHPALADDPLPPTLSHTGLRLGAGTD
- a CDS encoding carbohydrate ABC transporter permease, giving the protein MATTTTPLGAPAQVPVAPRARGLDEATPGWRRGRFSGVGRVLRWVALLAVTALFLYPLLWLVAASLKGRGQVFDNSLIPSPVRWDNWVTVWQELPLLSWLTNSVCIAVLAAVAVAVSSSLVAFGFAWFRFPGRSLLFGLVLATMMLPGAVTMIPVYLIWKETGLLGTWVPLWGANLFGSAFYIFLQRQFFLGLPREIFEAALIDGASYWKQFWRIAMPLAVPSFVIVLLFEFQASWNNLQSALIYLNAGTVEQFTAPLGIAYAMTRYSPTAGGQGDYQYVMVASLLVTLPMLALFAFGQRYFVDGIATTGRKG
- a CDS encoding carbohydrate ABC transporter permease — encoded protein: MTQVAPAVAGGPPSGAGTAPPLRRRRRLDREAIAGYLFITPWVIGFLVFTAGAMAWSLYISLTRYNLATGTATPVGLANYRELFEDPRVATALGNTLFYAVLAVPLEIAFALFLAVLLDRVGKGAGIFRTIFYLPKMTPAVATAAIFFLLLNGSNGAVNRFLRALGLPAPQWLVDPDWIKPSIVLMSLWAVSGTMVIFLAALKSVPRELYEVATLDGAGPWRLFRHITVPMISGAIFFNTIVLTIAAFQIFDQAYLLFWRDQGSTAPDASLFYAIYLFQQAFRQFNFGFAAAMAWLLFVIVMLVTFVQMRFGNRFVYYEADR